In one window of Negativicutes bacterium DNA:
- a CDS encoding V-type ATP synthase subunit D, with the protein MEIRVNPTRMELLRLKKRAAVAKRGHKLLKDKRDELMKTFLALTGQARDLRREVDDKLTTAYRSFLVARAVMSPEMLEEAIMFPKTKVSLTLSEKRMLNLTSPVFELHQEGEVYAYGLANTSSELDTSLGIFSEVLSLMVKLAGVERSVELLAEEIERTRRRVNALEHVLIPQLETAIKSISMKLSEQERASTTRLMKIKDLIRQ; encoded by the coding sequence ATGGAAATTCGTGTTAACCCCACCCGCATGGAGCTGCTGCGCTTAAAAAAACGAGCAGCCGTCGCAAAGCGCGGTCATAAGCTCCTGAAGGACAAACGCGATGAACTGATGAAAACCTTTTTGGCGCTCACCGGCCAGGCGCGCGATCTGCGCCGGGAAGTGGACGACAAGCTGACCACAGCCTACCGCAGCTTCCTGGTAGCCAGAGCGGTGATGTCGCCGGAAATGCTGGAAGAAGCCATCATGTTTCCCAAAACAAAAGTCAGCCTGACCCTGAGTGAAAAACGCATGCTCAATCTGACGTCTCCGGTGTTTGAACTGCACCAGGAAGGCGAAGTCTATGCCTATGGCTTAGCCAACACCTCCAGCGAACTGGACACCAGCCTCGGTATTTTCTCCGAAGTACTTTCCCTGATGGTCAAACTGGCCGGCGTGGAACGCTCCGTGGAATTACTGGCCGAAGAGATCGAGCGGACCAGGAGGCGCGTCAACGCCCTGGAACATGTCTTGATCCCGCAGCTGGAAACCGCTATCAAGAGCATCTCCATGAAACTTTCCGAACAGGAACGCGCTTCCACCACCCGCCTGATGAAAATTAAAGATTTGATCCGCCAATAG